The Synechococcus sp. RS9909 genomic interval GGCCCGGTGCCCGCGATCGCGATGATGAGCTGAGTCGGGCTCGGTACAACTTCGACTGGAACAAGCAGTTTGAGTTGTCACTCGATCCGGAGCGCGCCAGGCAGTATCACGACGAAACCCTGCCGGCGGATATCTACAAGCAGGCCGAGTTCTGCTCCATGTGCGGCCCGAAGCACTGCCCGATGCAAACCAAGATCACCGATGCCGACATCGAGGGTCTGGAAGAAGCACTCAAGGCCAAAGGGGGCGCCGAACTGGCCGGCGTGAAGATGGACAAGGCGGAGTGATCGTGATCTGACTCGAGAAGGCGGAGATGTGGTTCAGTCGGCATCTCCGCTGTATCGGGATCTGAAATCAGCAATCGTGCGCTCCAGCCCGGTAGCGAGGGGGACTGAGGGTTGCCATTGAAGAATCTCTTGAGCCAGCTTGATCACGGGCTGGCGTTGCAGCGGATCGTCCTGCGGCAATGGCTGATGGACGATGGCCAGATCGGGATTGATCCGATCACGCACCATGGTCGCCAGCTGTTGGATGGTGAATTCGTCTGGGTTGCCGATGTTCATCGGTCCGGTGTGATCACTGTTCATCAGGCGGATCATGCCTTCGATCAGATCATCCACGTAGCAGAAGGATCGCGTCTGCTGGCCATCGCCATAGAGGGTCAAAGGGAGCCCCTTCAGTGCTTGCATGATGAAGTTGCTGACGACGCGACCGTCATCGGGAAGCATGCGGGGGCCATAGGTGTTGAAGATGCGCATCACACGGATTTCCGTGTTGTGCATGCGCTTGTAGTCGAAACAGAGTGTTTCAGCGATGCGCTTGCCTTCGTCGTAGCAGCTGCGAATGCCGATGGTGTTGACACAGCCGCGATAGCTTTCCGGTTGTGGGTGCACCTCGGGATCGCCATACACTTCGCTGGTGCTCGCGAGGAGGAATCGCGCTTTCACGCGCCGAGCCAGGCCCAGCATGTTGTAGGTGCCCAGAAAGCTGGTTTTGGCCGTTTTGATCGGGTTGTATTGGTAGTGAATCGGGGACGCAGGGCAGGCCAGGTGCCAGATCCGGTCCACCTCCAATTTGATCGGTTCAGTTACATCGTGACGAATCAACTCAAACTTGGGATGACCGACCCAGTTCTGTATGTTGGCTTTGCGTCCGGTGAAGTAATTGTCGAGACAGATCACTTCTTCGCCGGCTTGCATCAGCCGATCGACCAGGTGGGAGCCGAGAAAGCCGGCACCGCCGGTGATCAGATTGCGAGGTTGAGGCATGGCCAGAAATGAAAAGGCCCCGCTTTGAAGCGCGGGGCCATCCAATCATTCACGTGTGAATTGGTGTCGCGTTCAAGCCAGCAGCGCTTTGGCTTTGGCCACCACATTCTCCACGGTGAAGCCGAACTTCTCCATGCAGGTGCCGCCGGGCGCGGAGGCGCCGAAGCGATCCATGGTGACGGTGGCGCCATCGAGGCCCACGAAACGATGCCAGCCGAAGGCTTCCGCAGCTTCCACCACGATCCGCTTGCGCACGGCGCTGGGCAGAACCTCTTCCTTGTAGGCGTCGCTTTGCTCATCGAACAGCTCCACGCAAGGCATGGAGACGACGCGCACCTTGTGGCCTTCCGCCGTGAGCTGCTTCGCCGCTTGCACGCAGAGATCGAGTTCAGTGCCGGTGCCGATCAGGATCAGCTCGGGGGTGCCGGCGCAATCCTCGAGGATGTAACCGCCGTGGGCCACCTTGTCGATCGAGGAGTTGGCCTGGTTGGCCATGGCCTGGCGGCTGAGGCAGAGCGCACTCGGACGCTTGCGGTTCTGGATGGCCAGCTTGTAGGCGCCACTGGTTTCGTTGCCGTCGCCGGGGCGGAACACCAGCAGGTTCGGCATCGCCCGCAGAGAAGGGATGGT includes:
- a CDS encoding UDP-glucuronic acid decarboxylase family protein; this translates as MPQPRNLITGGAGFLGSHLVDRLMQAGEEVICLDNYFTGRKANIQNWVGHPKFELIRHDVTEPIKLEVDRIWHLACPASPIHYQYNPIKTAKTSFLGTYNMLGLARRVKARFLLASTSEVYGDPEVHPQPESYRGCVNTIGIRSCYDEGKRIAETLCFDYKRMHNTEIRVMRIFNTYGPRMLPDDGRVVSNFIMQALKGLPLTLYGDGQQTRSFCYVDDLIEGMIRLMNSDHTGPMNIGNPDEFTIQQLATMVRDRINPDLAIVHQPLPQDDPLQRQPVIKLAQEILQWQPSVPLATGLERTIADFRSRYSGDAD